The following proteins are co-located in the Ailuropoda melanoleuca isolate Jingjing chromosome 13, ASM200744v2, whole genome shotgun sequence genome:
- the SLA2 gene encoding src-like-adapter 2 isoform X3 gives MGGQPSRGKTLPSPSSSPSVQEPGPVPMQAERSRATAVALGSFPVGEHTELSLRLGDPLTIVSEDGDWWTVMSEVSGTEYSIPSSHVAKISHGWLYEGLSREKAEELLLLPGNSGGAFLIRESQTRRGCYSLSVRLSRPASWDRIRHYRIQRLGNGWLYISPRLTFPSLQALVDHYSGTLCPAEGGPTPWQVHTSTCDCAESATQLERAGQLPPVL, from the exons ATGGGAGGTCAGCCCAGCAGAGGGAAAACCCTGCCAAGCCCAAGCTCGAGCCCCTCTGTCCAAGAACCAGGCCCTGTGCCCATGCAAGCAG AAAGAAGCAGGGCGACGGCCGTGGCCCTGGGCAGTTTCCCGGTAGGCGAGCACACAGAGCTGTCACTGAGACTGGGGGATCCATTGACCATCGTCTCTGA agATGGAGACTGGTGGACGGTGATGTCAGAAGTTTCAGGTACAGAATACAGCATCCCCAGCAGCCACGTGGCCAAAATCTCCCACGG gTGGCTATATGAGGGCCTGAGCCGGGAGAAAGCTGAAGAACTGCTGTTGCTGCCTGGAAACTCTGGAGGGGCCTTCCTCATCCGGGAGAGCCAGACTAGGAGAG GTTGTTATTCCCTGTCAGTCCGCCTTAGCCGCCCTGCATCGTGGGACCGGATCAGACATTACAGGATCCAGCGCCTTGGTAACGGCTGGCTGTACATCTCACCACGTCTCACCTTCCCTTCACTCCAGGCCCTAGTGGATCACTATTCTG GAACCTTGTGCCCTGCGGAGGGCGGGCCCACTCCCTGGCAAGTCCATACCTCTACCTGTGACTGTGCAGAGAGCGCCACTCAACTGGAAAGAGCTGGACAG CTCCCTCCTGTTCTCTGA
- the SLA2 gene encoding src-like-adapter 2 isoform X2, which produces MGGQPSRGKTLPSPSSSPSVQEPGPVPMQAERSRATAVALGSFPVGEHTELSLRLGDPLTIVSEWLYEGLSREKAEELLLLPGNSGGAFLIRESQTRRGCYSLSVRLSRPASWDRIRHYRIQRLGNGWLYISPRLTFPSLQALVDHYSELADDICCLLKEPCALRRAGPLPGKSIPLPVTVQRAPLNWKELDSSLLFSEAPALGESPLLSEGLREAISSYISLTDGSSLDDAMAQSRGQEGMQRYST; this is translated from the exons ATGGGAGGTCAGCCCAGCAGAGGGAAAACCCTGCCAAGCCCAAGCTCGAGCCCCTCTGTCCAAGAACCAGGCCCTGTGCCCATGCAAGCAG AAAGAAGCAGGGCGACGGCCGTGGCCCTGGGCAGTTTCCCGGTAGGCGAGCACACAGAGCTGTCACTGAGACTGGGGGATCCATTGACCATCGTCTCTGA gTGGCTATATGAGGGCCTGAGCCGGGAGAAAGCTGAAGAACTGCTGTTGCTGCCTGGAAACTCTGGAGGGGCCTTCCTCATCCGGGAGAGCCAGACTAGGAGAG GTTGTTATTCCCTGTCAGTCCGCCTTAGCCGCCCTGCATCGTGGGACCGGATCAGACATTACAGGATCCAGCGCCTTGGTAACGGCTGGCTGTACATCTCACCACGTCTCACCTTCCCTTCACTCCAGGCCCTAGTGGATCACTATTCTG AGTTGGCAGATGACATCTGCTGCCTCCTCAAGGAACCTTGTGCCCTGCGGAGGGCGGGCCCACTCCCTGGCAAGTCCATACCTCTACCTGTGACTGTGCAGAGAGCGCCACTCAACTGGAAAGAGCTGGACAG CTCCCTCCTGTTCTCTGAAGCACCTGCCCTAGGGGAGTCCCCTCTCCTCAGTGAGGGGCTCCGGGAGGCCATCAGCTCCTACATCAGCCTGACTGATGGCAGCTCCCTGGATGATGCCATGGCCCAAAGCAGAGGCCAAGAGGGAATGCAACGCTACAGCACCTAG
- the SLA2 gene encoding src-like-adapter 2 isoform X1: protein MGGQPSRGKTLPSPSSSPSVQEPGPVPMQAERSRATAVALGSFPVGEHTELSLRLGDPLTIVSEDGDWWTVMSEVSGTEYSIPSSHVAKISHGWLYEGLSREKAEELLLLPGNSGGAFLIRESQTRRGCYSLSVRLSRPASWDRIRHYRIQRLGNGWLYISPRLTFPSLQALVDHYSELADDICCLLKEPCALRRAGPLPGKSIPLPVTVQRAPLNWKELDSSLLFSEAPALGESPLLSEGLREAISSYISLTDGSSLDDAMAQSRGQEGMQRYST from the exons ATGGGAGGTCAGCCCAGCAGAGGGAAAACCCTGCCAAGCCCAAGCTCGAGCCCCTCTGTCCAAGAACCAGGCCCTGTGCCCATGCAAGCAG AAAGAAGCAGGGCGACGGCCGTGGCCCTGGGCAGTTTCCCGGTAGGCGAGCACACAGAGCTGTCACTGAGACTGGGGGATCCATTGACCATCGTCTCTGA agATGGAGACTGGTGGACGGTGATGTCAGAAGTTTCAGGTACAGAATACAGCATCCCCAGCAGCCACGTGGCCAAAATCTCCCACGG gTGGCTATATGAGGGCCTGAGCCGGGAGAAAGCTGAAGAACTGCTGTTGCTGCCTGGAAACTCTGGAGGGGCCTTCCTCATCCGGGAGAGCCAGACTAGGAGAG GTTGTTATTCCCTGTCAGTCCGCCTTAGCCGCCCTGCATCGTGGGACCGGATCAGACATTACAGGATCCAGCGCCTTGGTAACGGCTGGCTGTACATCTCACCACGTCTCACCTTCCCTTCACTCCAGGCCCTAGTGGATCACTATTCTG AGTTGGCAGATGACATCTGCTGCCTCCTCAAGGAACCTTGTGCCCTGCGGAGGGCGGGCCCACTCCCTGGCAAGTCCATACCTCTACCTGTGACTGTGCAGAGAGCGCCACTCAACTGGAAAGAGCTGGACAG CTCCCTCCTGTTCTCTGAAGCACCTGCCCTAGGGGAGTCCCCTCTCCTCAGTGAGGGGCTCCGGGAGGCCATCAGCTCCTACATCAGCCTGACTGATGGCAGCTCCCTGGATGATGCCATGGCCCAAAGCAGAGGCCAAGAGGGAATGCAACGCTACAGCACCTAG